A single window of Mycolicibacterium madagascariense DNA harbors:
- a CDS encoding phosphoglycerate kinase yields the protein MAIRSLEDLLADGVEGRGVLVRSDLNVPLDDEGNITDPGRILASVPTLKALSDAGAKVVVAAHLGRPKGGPDPKFSLAPVAAALGAQLGRHVQLAGDVVGSDALARAEGLTDGDVLMLENVRFDPRETSKDDAERLALAKALAELVGGADGSGGAFVSDGFGVVHRKQASVYDVATLLPHYAGTLVATEVKVLEQLTSSSDRPYAVVLGGSKVSDKLAVIENLATKADSIVIGGGMCFTFLAAQGVLVGTSLLQPEMIDTCKKLLEDYGDVIHLPVDVVVAEQFSADASPETVAADAIPDDRMGLDIGPESVKRFTALLSNARTVFWNGPMGVFEFPAFAAGTRGVAEAVVAATAKGAFSVVGGGDSAAAVRQLGLPDDGFSHISTGGGASLEYLEGKELPGIQILES from the coding sequence ATGGCGATCAGATCACTCGAGGACCTGCTGGCTGACGGCGTCGAGGGCCGCGGCGTCCTGGTGCGCTCGGACCTGAACGTGCCACTCGACGACGAGGGCAACATCACCGATCCGGGCCGGATCCTGGCGTCGGTGCCCACGCTCAAGGCGCTTTCGGACGCCGGTGCCAAGGTCGTCGTCGCGGCGCACCTCGGCAGGCCCAAGGGCGGACCCGACCCGAAGTTCTCCCTCGCCCCGGTCGCTGCGGCACTGGGCGCCCAACTGGGCAGGCACGTCCAGCTCGCCGGTGACGTGGTCGGCTCCGACGCGCTCGCGCGTGCGGAGGGACTGACCGACGGTGACGTCCTGATGCTGGAGAACGTCCGCTTCGACCCGCGGGAGACCAGCAAGGACGACGCCGAACGGCTCGCGTTGGCGAAGGCGCTGGCCGAACTGGTCGGGGGCGCCGACGGCTCCGGTGGCGCGTTCGTCTCCGACGGGTTCGGCGTGGTGCACCGCAAGCAGGCCTCGGTGTACGACGTGGCCACCCTGCTGCCGCACTACGCGGGCACGCTGGTGGCCACCGAGGTCAAGGTGCTCGAGCAACTGACGTCGTCGTCCGATCGGCCCTATGCGGTGGTCCTCGGCGGCTCGAAGGTGTCCGACAAGTTGGCGGTCATCGAGAACCTCGCGACGAAGGCCGACAGCATCGTCATCGGCGGCGGCATGTGCTTCACCTTCCTTGCGGCGCAAGGTGTTTTGGTGGGTACGTCGCTGTTGCAGCCGGAGATGATCGACACCTGCAAGAAACTGCTCGAGGACTACGGCGACGTCATCCACCTGCCGGTGGACGTCGTGGTGGCCGAGCAGTTCTCCGCCGACGCGTCGCCGGAGACCGTCGCGGCGGACGCGATCCCCGACGATCGGATGGGCCTGGACATCGGCCCGGAATCCGTCAAGCGCTTCACGGCCCTGCTGTCCAACGCCAGGACCGTGTTCTGGAACGGTCCGATGGGCGTCTTCGAGTTCCCGGCGTTCGCGGCGGGGACCAGGGGTGTCGCGGAGGCCGTGGTCGCCGCGACGGCCAAGGGCGCGTTCAGCGTGGTGGGTGGCGGTGACTCGGCAGCGGCGGTGCGCCAGCTCGGCCTGCCCGACGACGGCTTCTCCCACATCTCGACCGGTGGCGGTGCGTCGCTGGAATACCTCGAGGGCAAGGAACTGCCCGGCATTCAGATACTGGAGTCCTGA